Genomic DNA from Pseudomonas fitomaticsae:
CTGAGCGGGCGGGTGATAGAGAACGTCACCAGCAGGCTGAACAAGGTCAGCACCACCAGCGCGATACCCAGCGCACTCAACGGCCAGAGCAGGCTTTCGCGGTGCCAGGCGTCGAGTTCCGGGTGCGGGATGCGGTAGATGAAGAGGTAGGTATCGCCGCTTTTGTCGCTGGTGAATTCGTCGGTCAGACGGCGCCAGGGCAGGCGTCGGTCATCGTTGTTCTGCCGCGCCTCGAAGGCCGCCGCGCGCCGAGGGAAGGTGCCGCGCACCACCGGGTCGCCGCTTTCGTTCAGCACTTGGACGTCGATGTGGTACTGGCGTTTGCGCTGTTCGAGGATGTCCTGGGCGGCGTCTTCGCCCTGGGCTTCGTAGGTCTGCGTCCATTCGGCAGCCAGGGTGTTGAGGCCCGGATGGCGGCTGAGGATCCAAGCATCCTGATTGAGCATGTGCCCCAGCAGAATGGAAAGCCCTGCAACCAGAGCGATGGCCAGCCAGAAGCTGGCGAGGATACGCCAGAACAATGAACGCACAGAAAATCCTCAAGCAAAAACAAATCCAATGTGGGAGCGGGCTTGCTTGCGAATGCGGTGTGTCAGTCACCGATGATGTCGACTGACACTCCCTCTTCGCGAGCAAGCCCGCTCCCACATCTGAATTGAGTGGCAACAGATCCGACGGTGTTTAGCCGTCGGATCCGAAGTTACTGCATTATTGCGCCTTTTGCGGCTGTTGCGCTTTCCAGGCTTTGAACTCGGCCCATTCGGCGCGACGCTCGGCCTGTTTCTTCTGGATCTCGTCGAATTTCTTCTGTTGATCCGGTTTCAACACGGCGCGGACATCCGACTCGGCTTTCTTGTGGTTGGCCGCCATCTCGTCCTTCATGGCTTTCTGGTCGGCTGGCGAGAGTTTCTCCAGGTATTTTTCGACCGTCTGCTTACGCTCGTGCATCTGCTCGCCCATGATCTTGCGGATCTGCTCGCGCTGTTCGCGTGACAGGTCCAGCTGGCTGTACGGGCCTTTGCCGTGCATGCCGTGCATCTGACCGCCATGGCGCGGGCCGTCCAGCGGGCCACCCATCGGGCCGCCATCCTGTGGCATGGCCATGGCGACGGTCGGCAGGGCAGCGGCAAACATCAGAGCGATAAGAGTCTTGCGCATGGTGAATCTCCTTTGTCTCGTTCCCGGTACGTTCCGGATGAGTACAGATTACGGAGATCAAGGTCAGCGGCGGTCAGCGCTGTGTAAAGCTTGGGTAAACACGTTTTCGCGCCGACCTGACAAAACTTCCAGACGATCAGAGGCTGTAGTAGTAGCCACGGCTGCGCAGGGCGACGATGCGCGGGCGGCCGTCGGGGTGCGGGCCGATCTTTTTGCGCAGGTTGCTGACGTGCATGTCCAGGCTGCGGTCGTACAGGGTCAGCTTGCGGCCGAGGGCGATCTGCGCCAGTTCCTGTTTGTCCAGCGGCTCGCCCGGTTGCTTGAGCAGGGCTTCGAGCAGGCGGCTTTCGGAGACGGTGAGGGTGAATTCCTTTTCGTCGATGCTGACCACGCCGCGCACCGGGCTGAAGCTCAGGTCGCCCAGTTCGAGCTGGGTCGACACGGCGGCCGGATGACTGCGGCGCAGCACGGCGCGCAGGCGGGCGGTCAGTTC
This window encodes:
- a CDS encoding Spy/CpxP family protein refolding chaperone — its product is MRKTLIALMFAAALPTVAMAMPQDGGPMGGPLDGPRHGGQMHGMHGKGPYSQLDLSREQREQIRKIMGEQMHERKQTVEKYLEKLSPADQKAMKDEMAANHKKAESDVRAVLKPDQQKKFDEIQKKQAERRAEWAEFKAWKAQQPQKAQ
- a CDS encoding response regulator transcription factor, whose translation is MSELLLIDDDQELCELLSSWLSQEGFQVRACHDGQSARKALAETAPAAVVLDVMLPDGSGLELLKQLRSDHADLPVLMLSARGEPLDRILGLELGADDYLAKPCDPRELTARLRAVLRRSHPAAVSTQLELGDLSFSPVRGVVSIDEKEFTLTVSESRLLEALLKQPGEPLDKQELAQIALGRKLTLYDRSLDMHVSNLRKKIGPHPDGRPRIVALRSRGYYYSL